Below is a window of Lujinxingia vulgaris DNA.
GCTTTTTATCGCGCACCCCGATGACCTCAATTACGTGCTCATCCGCAACAACCGCAATTTCATAAAAACCACCCGCGGCTACCGCGCGATGCGCCAGCTCCTGGGCAATGGCCTTGTGACCAGCGAGGGGGATTTCTGGCTTCGGCAGCGGCGCATCGCCCAGCCCTCCTTTCATAAAAAGCGCATCCACGGCTTTGCCGAGACGATGGTCGACGTGGCCGAAAAGAGCGCGCGGGAGTGGGAAGCGCGGCTGAGCGCGGAGGAGGGCGCGGTGCTGCGCTTAAGCGAGGAGATGACCCGCATCACACTCGATATCGTCGGGTTTACGCTGCTGAGCACCGAGCTCTCCAGCCATAGCGCGCAGGTCAACGCCCGGCTGCAGTTTGTGCTCGAAGAGGTCACGCGGCGGATTCGCGTGCCCTGGTCGATTCCGCTGAGCGTGCCCACCCCGGGCAATATGCGGGTTAACCGCGCGATTGCCGGGCTCGATGAGGTGGTCGAGGGCATCATCGCCGAGCGGCGAGGGGGAGAGAGTCGGGAAGATCTGCTGACGATGCTGATGGAGGCCCGCGATGAAGAGACTGGCGAGGGCATGTCCGACGCCCAGCTTCGCGATGAGGTGATGACGATCTTTTTAGCGGGCTTTGAGACCACGGCCACCGCGCTGATGTGGACCTTTTATATGCTCTCGCAGCATCCCGAGGCCGAAAAAGCCCTGCACGCCGAGCTCGATGAGGTCTTAGAAGGCGGCCGCCGCCCCACCCTGGCCGACCTGCCGCGCCTGGAGTGGACGCGCATGGTCATCGAGGAGTCAAT
It encodes the following:
- a CDS encoding cytochrome P450 is translated as MTQPPAATSDASPTPDATEDAPKPFDAIPQPPGSLILGNVPAFKADMLATLFESRAQYGDRVRFRLLNKQALFIAHPDDLNYVLIRNNRNFIKTTRGYRAMRQLLGNGLVTSEGDFWLRQRRIAQPSFHKKRIHGFAETMVDVAEKSAREWEARLSAEEGAVLRLSEEMTRITLDIVGFTLLSTELSSHSAQVNARLQFVLEEVTRRIRVPWSIPLSVPTPGNMRVNRAIAGLDEVVEGIIAERRGGESREDLLTMLMEARDEETGEGMSDAQLRDEVMTIFLAGFETTATALMWTFYMLSQHPEAEKALHAELDEVLEGGRRPTLADLPRLEWTRMVIEESMRLYPPVPMLARTSVEDDVIGGYEVPADTFVIVSPYVTHRHPDFWESPETFDPERFRDPKAERPRFAYYPFLGGPRQCIGKSFAMMEAQLVLATLARRFKLRYAGDAPAEPNVTITLGVKEEIPMRLQAR